In Solanum stenotomum isolate F172 chromosome 6, ASM1918654v1, whole genome shotgun sequence, one DNA window encodes the following:
- the LOC125867506 gene encoding style cell-cycle inhibitor 1-A isoform X3 → MGSDRKRKEEKIKHKRSSPSSPQDEGRSKRQKIKGDEEPRKDKSRKDKQKSKRRSNEEKESGEKHKSKSHKHKDKLKIKFDELSKDDYFSKNNEFATWLKEKKKLFFSDLSSEAARDLFSDFVKEWNKGKLDIQYYEGITTAPRSSHAWNIKK, encoded by the exons ATGGGTAGCGATAGGAAAAGGAAGGAGGAGAAGATCAAGCATAAGAGAAGTTCGCCTTCTTCTCCACAAG ATGAAGGGAGAAGCAAAAGGCAGAAGATCAAAGGAGATGAAGAACCCAGAAAAGACAAATCTAGAAAGGACAAACAAAAATCGAAACGCCGTTCTAATGAAG AGAAGGAGTCGGGGGAAAAGCACAAAAGCAAGAGCCACAAACATAAGGATAAGTTG AAAATCAAGTTTGATGAGCTATCAAAGGATGATTATTTCTCTAAGAACAATGAATTTGCTACTTGGctgaaagagaagaagaaattgtTCTTCTCAGATCTTTCATCTGAGGCTGCTCGTGATTTATTTTCCGACTTTGTCAAAGAATGGAACAAGGGAAAGCTCGACATCCAATACTACGAGGGAATCACAACAGCACCACGGTCATCCCATGCTTGGAATATAAAAAAGTAG
- the LOC125867496 gene encoding amino-acid permease BAT1 homolog isoform X3, with the protein MGYGEEIDSGHARLHELGYKQELKRDLSVLSNFAFSFSVVSVLTGLNTLMGTGLNFGGPVSYVYGWLIAGAFTLFVGMSMAEICSSYPTSGGLYYWSAKLAGPSWAPFASWITGWFNIVGQWAVTTSVDYSLAQLVQVIILLSTGGLNGGGYQASKYVVIALHAVILLLHALLNSLPISWLSFIGQLAAAWNVLGVFLLMILIPMVATERASAKFVFTNFNTVNEDGINNKLYIFVLGLLMSQYTLTGYDASAHMTEETKDADKNGPKGIVSAIGISILAGWAYILGITFAVTDIPHLLNKNNDSGGYAIAQIFYDVFKSRYGSGVGGIVCLGVIAVAVFFCGMSSLTSNSRMAYAFSRDGAMPYSSFWHKVNKHEVPLNAVWTSAFIAFCMALTSLGSLVAFQAMTSIATIGLYIAYALPILFRVTLARKSFTPGPFNLGSYGIVVGWVAVFWVALISVLFSLPVAYPITDQTLNYTPVAVGGLVILVVSSWIFSARHWFKGPITNIGNSSEEA; encoded by the exons ATGGGTTATGGAGAAGAAATTGATTCAGGCCATGCAAGGCTACATGAACTAGGATACAAACAAGAACTCAAAAGAGACCTTTC GGTGTTGTCGAATTTTGCGTTTTCGTTTTCTGTTGTATCAGTGCTTACTGGTTTGAATACATTGATGGGTACTGGTTTGAATTTTGGTGGACCTGTTTCTTATGTTTATGGATGGCTAATTGCTGGTGCATTCACACTGTTTGTTGGAATGTCAATGGCTGAGATTTGTTCTTCTTATCCAACTTCTGGGGGTCTTTATTATTGGAGTGCTAAGCTTGCTGGTCCAAGCTGGGCACCTTTTGCTTCTTGGATCACTGGCTG GTTCAACATTGTTGGTCAG TGGGCTGTCACAACAAGTGTAGATTATTCATTGGCTCAGTTAGTTCAGGTGATAATTCTTCTTAGCACTGGTGGATTAAATGGTGGCGGATATCAGGCCTCCAAATATGTGGTTATCGCCCTCCACGCTGTAATTCTGCTTTTACATGCTTTATTAAACAGTCTTCCGATTTCATGGTTGTCCTTCATTGGACAACTAGCTGCTGCATGGAATGTTTTAG GTGTCTTTCTTCTTATGATTTTGATCCCAATGGTCGCAACAGAAAGAGCTAGCGCTAAATTTGTGTTTACTAACTTCAATACTGTCAATGAGGATGGAATCAACAATAAACTCTACATCTTCGTCCTCGGACTTCTCATGAGCCAGTATACATTGACAGGTTATGACGCTTCTGCCCATATG ACGGAAGAAACCAAAGATGCAGATAAGAATGGGCCAAAAGGAATTGTAAGTGCTATTGGCATATCAATTCTTGCTGGCTGGGCTTACATACTTGGTATAACCTTTGCAGTTACAGATATCCCGCATCTGTTAAATAAAAACAATGATTCTGGCGGCTATGCTATTGCTCAAatcttttatgatgtattcAAGAGTAGATATGGCAGTGGTGTTGGTGGAATTGTTTGCTTAGGTGTTATTGCTGTTGCTGTATTCTTTTGTGGTATGAGCTCATTAACTAGCAACTCGAG GATGGCTTATGCATTCTCCCGAGATGGAGCAATGCCATATTCGTCGTTCTGGCATAAAGTAAACAAGCATGAGGTTCCGCTAAATGCAGTCTGGACGTCAGCCTTTATAGCATTTTGCATGGCATTGACG TCTCTCGGAAGCTTGGTAGCATTTCAAGCCATGACATCTATAGCGACAATCGGGCTTTACATTGCTTATGCCTTGCCAATCCTGTTTCGAGTGACTCTAGCTCGAAAGTCCTTCACTCCAGGTCCTTTCAACTTGGGAAGCTACGGAATCGTTGTAGGTTGGGTTGCAGTATTCTGGGTCGCGCTCATCTCTGTGCTCTTCTCTTTGCCTGTTGCCTACCCTATTACAGATCAAACTCTCAACTATACTCCAGTCGCGGTCGGTGGCCTTGTCATTCTTGTTGTTTCTTCATGGATCTTCAGTGCTAGACATTGGTTTAAAGGTCCTATTACCAATATAGGCAACTCTAGTGAAGAAGCATAA
- the LOC125867506 gene encoding style cell-cycle inhibitor 1-A isoform X2: protein MGSDRKRKEEKIKHKRSSPSSPQADEGRSKRQKIKGDEEPRKDKSRKDKQKSKRRSNEGKESGEKHKSKSHKHKDKLKIKFDELSKDDYFSKNNEFATWLKEKKKLFFSDLSSEAARDLFSDFVKEWNKGKLDIQYYEGITTAPRSSHAWNIKK, encoded by the exons ATGGGTAGCGATAGGAAAAGGAAGGAGGAGAAGATCAAGCATAAGAGAAGTTCGCCTTCTTCTCCACAAG CAGATGAAGGGAGAAGCAAAAGGCAGAAGATCAAAGGAGATGAAGAACCCAGAAAAGACAAATCTAGAAAGGACAAACAAAAATCGAAACGCCGTTCTAATGAAGGTAAA GAGTCGGGGGAAAAGCACAAAAGCAAGAGCCACAAACATAAGGATAAGTTG AAAATCAAGTTTGATGAGCTATCAAAGGATGATTATTTCTCTAAGAACAATGAATTTGCTACTTGGctgaaagagaagaagaaattgtTCTTCTCAGATCTTTCATCTGAGGCTGCTCGTGATTTATTTTCCGACTTTGTCAAAGAATGGAACAAGGGAAAGCTCGACATCCAATACTACGAGGGAATCACAACAGCACCACGGTCATCCCATGCTTGGAATATAAAAAAGTAG
- the LOC125867506 gene encoding style cell-cycle inhibitor 1-A isoform X1 yields the protein MGSDRKRKEEKIKHKRSSPSSPQADEGRSKRQKIKGDEEPRKDKSRKDKQKSKRRSNEEKESGEKHKSKSHKHKDKLKIKFDELSKDDYFSKNNEFATWLKEKKKLFFSDLSSEAARDLFSDFVKEWNKGKLDIQYYEGITTAPRSSHAWNIKK from the exons ATGGGTAGCGATAGGAAAAGGAAGGAGGAGAAGATCAAGCATAAGAGAAGTTCGCCTTCTTCTCCACAAG CAGATGAAGGGAGAAGCAAAAGGCAGAAGATCAAAGGAGATGAAGAACCCAGAAAAGACAAATCTAGAAAGGACAAACAAAAATCGAAACGCCGTTCTAATGAAG AGAAGGAGTCGGGGGAAAAGCACAAAAGCAAGAGCCACAAACATAAGGATAAGTTG AAAATCAAGTTTGATGAGCTATCAAAGGATGATTATTTCTCTAAGAACAATGAATTTGCTACTTGGctgaaagagaagaagaaattgtTCTTCTCAGATCTTTCATCTGAGGCTGCTCGTGATTTATTTTCCGACTTTGTCAAAGAATGGAACAAGGGAAAGCTCGACATCCAATACTACGAGGGAATCACAACAGCACCACGGTCATCCCATGCTTGGAATATAAAAAAGTAG